A stretch of Anaeromyxobacter dehalogenans 2CP-1 DNA encodes these proteins:
- a CDS encoding MDR family MFS transporter — protein sequence MIPPPASLRAALGGLPRTFWMVWTGMLVNRLASFVAPFLALFLVRERGFDAAEAGRIVAVYGLGVMVAGPLGGTLADRLGRRPTMLLGLVTGALSVAALALTRDPLALGALAFVNGATGEIYRPAMNAVVADVVPPADRTRAYGLVYWAINMGWSVGLSVAGLFAERHLSWLFFLDATTSLAFAGVLAFTVPETRPADVEPAPALAGLAQVFRDRVFVVFMVLALGGLMVFTQFQLAAPLDMAAHGVGPSGFAWLMALNGVGVVVLQPLLGARLRRYEPSRALAASALLFGIGFGVNALGGSVPLYVLGVMLWTLGEVVGFPVANAVVADLSPAALRGRYQGAYSMSWGVAFTLSPLIGGEVMSRFGARTLWIGTLVLGAILAAGHLAAAPARRRRLAADRPVAQGGAALDRATAAQQG from the coding sequence GTGATCCCCCCGCCCGCCAGCCTGCGCGCCGCCCTCGGCGGCCTGCCCCGCACCTTCTGGATGGTGTGGACGGGCATGCTGGTGAACCGGCTCGCCAGCTTCGTGGCGCCGTTCCTGGCGCTGTTCCTGGTGCGCGAGCGCGGCTTCGACGCGGCCGAGGCGGGCCGGATCGTGGCGGTCTACGGGCTGGGCGTCATGGTGGCCGGGCCGCTGGGCGGCACGCTCGCCGACCGGCTCGGGCGCCGCCCCACCATGCTGCTCGGCCTCGTCACCGGCGCGCTCTCGGTGGCCGCGCTCGCCCTCACGCGCGACCCGCTCGCGCTCGGCGCGCTCGCGTTCGTGAACGGCGCCACCGGCGAGATCTACCGGCCGGCCATGAACGCGGTGGTGGCGGACGTGGTCCCGCCCGCCGACCGCACCCGCGCCTACGGGCTCGTGTACTGGGCCATCAACATGGGCTGGTCCGTCGGCCTGTCGGTGGCGGGGCTGTTCGCGGAGCGGCACCTCTCCTGGCTGTTCTTCCTGGACGCGACCACCTCGCTCGCGTTCGCGGGCGTGCTCGCGTTCACCGTGCCGGAGACCCGCCCCGCCGACGTCGAGCCCGCGCCCGCGCTGGCCGGGCTCGCGCAGGTGTTCCGCGACCGGGTGTTCGTGGTCTTCATGGTGCTCGCGCTCGGCGGGCTCATGGTGTTCACGCAGTTCCAGCTCGCGGCGCCGCTCGACATGGCCGCGCACGGGGTCGGCCCGTCCGGCTTCGCCTGGCTCATGGCGCTGAACGGGGTGGGCGTGGTGGTGCTCCAGCCGCTGCTCGGGGCGCGCCTGCGCCGGTACGAGCCCTCGCGCGCGCTCGCCGCCTCGGCGCTGCTGTTCGGGATCGGCTTCGGCGTGAACGCGCTCGGCGGCAGCGTGCCGCTGTACGTCCTCGGCGTCATGCTCTGGACGCTCGGCGAGGTGGTCGGGTTCCCGGTCGCGAACGCGGTGGTGGCCGACCTCTCGCCGGCCGCGCTGCGCGGGCGCTACCAGGGCGCCTACTCGATGAGCTGGGGGGTCGCGTTCACGCTCTCGCCGCTCATCGGCGGCGAGGTGATGAGCCGCTTCGGCGCGCGCACGCTCTGGATCGGCACGCTCGTGCTCGGGGCCATCCTCGCCGCCGGCCACCTCGCCGCCGCCCCCGCCCGCCGGCGCCGGCTCGCGGCAGACCGGCCGGTCGCCCAGGGTGGCGCCGCGCTCGACCGCGCGACCGCCGCGCAGCAGGGCTGA
- the sugE gene encoding quaternary ammonium compound efflux SMR transporter SugE, whose protein sequence is MPWIYLVVAGLLETGWAIGLKYTDGFRRPVPSVLTALAIVASMWLLGLAARDLPIGTAYAVWVGIGATGAAILGVVLLGEPLSAARAAFLGLLVVSIVGLKLTAAS, encoded by the coding sequence GTGCCCTGGATCTACCTCGTCGTCGCCGGCCTGCTCGAGACGGGCTGGGCCATCGGCCTCAAGTACACCGACGGCTTCCGCCGCCCGGTGCCCTCGGTGCTGACCGCGCTCGCCATCGTCGCGAGCATGTGGCTGCTCGGGCTCGCCGCGCGCGACCTGCCCATCGGCACCGCCTACGCGGTGTGGGTGGGCATCGGCGCCACCGGGGCCGCCATCCTCGGGGTGGTGCTGCTCGGCGAGCCGCTCAGCGCGGCGCGGGCCGCGTTCCTCGGGCTGCTGGTGGTCTCGATCGTGGGCCTGAAGCTCACCGCCGCGTCCTGA
- a CDS encoding DUF2332 family protein produces the protein MPRTGIDGLAEELSRARAAMRARSPADARALELLVDVLAGRAGRALAAAWDERRFQGPCERAGLLLAALRAEARAAGPGHPLWPGLGAETPRPAALDAAALEAVLARPDDRLVDALARRSAREEDPARAIAWRWPAALAGAGGGGRPVALAELGSVAGLGLVADDLAAPWTFPDGGPVPVAAGVRAVGRLGLDPAPLDAARDEDAAWLRACVPAGDRAAMARLDAAIAALRAARPRPDAPVLTPVALASAPERLALLSATAPGALVIAWQALLRPRLGREERAELHAGMRAWLATHRPGSALWVELERAPGAHALGPGRAALLTAHARAPDGGLRSVRLARCALEPSVVVPEPGAADALAALLAAPAAGTAAAAP, from the coding sequence ATGCCGCGCACCGGCATCGACGGGCTGGCGGAGGAGCTCTCCCGCGCGCGCGCGGCGATGCGAGCGCGCTCGCCGGCGGACGCGCGGGCGCTGGAGCTGCTCGTCGACGTGCTCGCCGGCCGCGCCGGGCGTGCCCTCGCGGCTGCCTGGGACGAGCGACGGTTCCAGGGGCCCTGCGAGCGAGCGGGCCTCCTCCTCGCGGCGCTGCGGGCGGAGGCGCGGGCGGCCGGGCCCGGCCACCCGCTCTGGCCCGGGCTCGGGGCGGAGACGCCGCGGCCCGCGGCGCTCGATGCGGCGGCGCTGGAGGCGGTGCTCGCCCGGCCGGACGACCGGCTGGTGGACGCGCTCGCGCGGCGGAGCGCCCGCGAGGAGGATCCGGCGCGCGCGATCGCCTGGCGCTGGCCGGCGGCGCTCGCCGGCGCGGGCGGGGGCGGGCGGCCGGTGGCGCTCGCCGAGCTCGGGTCGGTGGCCGGGCTGGGCCTCGTCGCCGACGACCTCGCGGCCCCGTGGACGTTCCCGGACGGCGGGCCGGTGCCGGTGGCGGCCGGCGTGCGCGCGGTGGGGCGGCTCGGCCTGGATCCGGCGCCGCTCGACGCCGCCCGGGACGAGGACGCGGCCTGGCTGCGCGCCTGCGTCCCCGCCGGCGACCGCGCCGCGATGGCCCGGCTCGACGCGGCCATCGCCGCCCTCCGGGCCGCGCGGCCGCGGCCCGACGCGCCGGTGCTGACGCCGGTGGCGCTCGCGTCGGCGCCGGAGCGGCTGGCGCTCCTGTCCGCCACCGCGCCGGGCGCGCTGGTGATCGCGTGGCAGGCCCTGCTCCGGCCCCGGCTCGGGCGCGAGGAGCGGGCCGAGCTCCACGCCGGCATGCGCGCCTGGCTCGCGACGCACCGGCCCGGCTCGGCGCTGTGGGTCGAGCTGGAGCGGGCGCCGGGCGCGCACGCCCTCGGCCCGGGCCGCGCGGCGCTCCTCACCGCGCACGCGCGGGCGCCCGACGGCGGGCTCCGCTCCGTCCGCCTGGCGCGCTGCGCGCTCGAGCCGTCGGTGGTGGTGCCCGAGCCCGGCGCGGCCGACGCGCTCGCGGCGCTCCTCGCCGCGCCGGCCGCGGGGACGGCGGCGGCGGCGCCCTGA
- a CDS encoding branched-chain amino acid ABC transporter permease produces MTEFLQHLVNGLSLGTIYALIALGYTMVYGVLKLINFAHGDVYMVGAFAGYYLGSVTGTDRAPGMVGAALVTLGAMAICGALGYVIERFAYRPLRNRARLTALITAIGVSFLLEYGFQLSPIVRSPVEFPPGPSPRFFPALLELGEPLTFLGVTVPRIDLLGLLVALLLMIGLQLIVYRTRFGMAMRAASFDPQVAGLMGIPVNRIISWTFVLGSALAAAAGIINASSRPKIEPLFGLMSGLKAFVAAVLGGIGSVPGAMVGGLVLGLTEEYVAGYTSSQYRDAIAFTVLILVLLVRPEGLFGRATVEKV; encoded by the coding sequence GTGACCGAGTTCCTGCAGCACCTCGTCAACGGCCTGTCGCTCGGGACCATCTACGCCCTGATCGCGCTGGGCTACACGATGGTCTACGGCGTCCTGAAGCTCATCAACTTCGCCCACGGCGACGTGTACATGGTGGGCGCGTTCGCCGGGTACTACCTGGGCAGCGTCACCGGCACCGATCGCGCGCCGGGGATGGTGGGCGCCGCGCTCGTCACCCTGGGCGCGATGGCGATCTGCGGCGCGCTCGGCTACGTCATCGAGCGCTTCGCGTACCGCCCGCTCCGCAACCGCGCGCGGCTCACCGCGCTCATCACCGCCATCGGCGTGTCGTTCCTGCTCGAGTACGGGTTCCAGCTCTCGCCCATCGTGCGCTCGCCGGTGGAGTTCCCGCCCGGCCCGAGCCCGCGCTTCTTCCCGGCGCTCCTCGAGCTGGGCGAGCCGCTCACCTTCCTCGGCGTCACCGTGCCGCGCATCGACCTGCTCGGCCTGCTGGTGGCGCTGCTGCTCATGATCGGCCTGCAGCTCATCGTCTACCGGACCCGCTTCGGCATGGCGATGCGCGCCGCCTCCTTCGACCCGCAGGTCGCCGGCCTCATGGGCATCCCGGTGAACCGGATCATCTCCTGGACGTTCGTGCTGGGCAGCGCGCTCGCCGCCGCGGCCGGCATCATCAACGCTTCCTCGCGGCCGAAGATCGAGCCGCTGTTCGGCCTGATGAGCGGCCTGAAGGCGTTCGTGGCGGCGGTGCTCGGCGGCATCGGCTCGGTGCCGGGCGCCATGGTGGGCGGGCTCGTGCTCGGGCTCACCGAGGAGTACGTGGCGGGCTACACCAGCTCGCAGTACCGCGACGCCATCGCGTTCACGGTGCTCATCCTGGTGCTGCTGGTCCGGCCCGAGGGGCTGTTCGGGCGCGCCACGGTGGAGAAGGTCTAG
- a CDS encoding sigma-54-dependent transcriptional regulator → MRKVLIVDDEPSVRFVLARTCERAGVPYEEAGSAEEARTKLRASGGGKDGVGLVLLDVRLPGDDGFKLLGEIGGRVDSPFIVVMTAEDTMRSAVEAMKRGAADYLGKPFDLERVERIVRDLSAAPPPGHADDPAAQAEERGEAGAEARRLREGGVALPETLIGRSAAMVEVYKEIGRVARTEMTVLLMGESGTGKELVARAIHANSTRARGPFVTVNMAAIPRDLIESELYGHEKGSFTGAVERRPGKFELASGGTLFLDEIGEMPIELQAKLLRVLQEREIDRVGGTRPLAVDVRIVAATNADLARSVEEGRFRRDLYYRLAVVPIRLPPLREREGDVILLARHFVAKFGEQLKGRPVQLGKDAEAVLLAHPWPGNVRELQNVLQRALLKLTGNRVGARDVATLVPAAAASERALTGLVEGLLDAEPPEGGRYQAAIAAIEVPLIAAALARTHGNQLRAAELLGMNRNTLRERMRALGMKPR, encoded by the coding sequence TTGCGAAAGGTCCTCATCGTCGACGACGAGCCCTCGGTCCGCTTCGTGCTCGCGCGGACCTGCGAGCGCGCCGGCGTGCCCTACGAGGAGGCGGGGAGCGCCGAGGAGGCGCGCACGAAGCTCCGCGCGTCCGGCGGCGGCAAGGACGGCGTCGGGCTGGTGCTGCTCGACGTGCGCCTCCCCGGCGACGACGGGTTCAAGCTGCTCGGCGAGATCGGCGGGCGGGTGGACTCGCCGTTCATCGTGGTGATGACCGCCGAGGACACCATGCGCTCGGCGGTGGAGGCGATGAAGCGCGGCGCCGCCGACTACCTCGGCAAGCCGTTCGACCTCGAGCGCGTGGAGCGGATCGTGCGCGACCTCTCGGCCGCGCCGCCGCCGGGCCACGCCGACGACCCCGCCGCGCAGGCGGAGGAGCGGGGCGAGGCGGGCGCCGAGGCGCGGCGGCTGCGCGAGGGCGGCGTGGCGCTGCCGGAGACGCTCATCGGCCGCTCCGCCGCCATGGTCGAGGTCTACAAGGAGATCGGGCGGGTGGCGCGCACGGAGATGACCGTGCTGCTCATGGGCGAGTCCGGCACCGGCAAGGAGCTGGTGGCGCGCGCCATCCACGCGAACTCCACCCGCGCGCGCGGCCCGTTCGTCACCGTGAACATGGCCGCCATCCCGCGCGATCTCATCGAGAGCGAGCTGTACGGCCACGAGAAGGGCTCCTTCACCGGCGCGGTGGAGCGGCGGCCCGGCAAGTTCGAGCTGGCGAGCGGCGGCACCCTGTTCCTGGACGAGATCGGCGAGATGCCGATCGAGCTGCAGGCGAAGCTGCTGCGCGTGCTGCAGGAGCGCGAGATCGATCGCGTCGGCGGCACGCGCCCGCTCGCGGTCGACGTGCGCATCGTCGCCGCCACCAACGCGGACCTGGCGCGCTCGGTCGAGGAGGGGCGGTTCCGCCGCGACCTGTACTACCGGCTCGCGGTGGTGCCCATCCGCCTGCCGCCGCTCCGCGAGCGCGAGGGCGACGTGATCCTGCTCGCGCGCCACTTCGTCGCGAAGTTCGGCGAGCAGCTGAAGGGGCGGCCGGTCCAGCTCGGCAAGGACGCCGAGGCGGTGCTGCTCGCGCACCCGTGGCCCGGCAACGTCCGCGAGCTGCAGAACGTGCTGCAGCGCGCGCTGCTGAAGCTCACCGGGAACCGGGTGGGCGCGCGCGACGTCGCCACCCTGGTGCCGGCCGCGGCCGCCAGCGAGCGCGCGCTCACCGGCCTCGTGGAGGGGCTGCTCGACGCCGAGCCTCCGGAGGGCGGGCGCTACCAGGCGGCCATCGCGGCCATCGAGGTGCCGCTCATCGCGGCCGCCCTGGCGCGGACCCACGGCAACCAGCTGCGGGCGGCGGAGCTGCTCGGGATGAACCGGAACACGCTGCGCGAGCGCATGCGCGCGCTCGGGATGAAGCCGCGCTAG
- a CDS encoding branched-chain amino acid ABC transporter permease codes for MARARAVLRSVLPFLVGLPILLGVQALSPPDYTLILVNVGVNVILAVSLNVVNGFTGQFSLGHAGFMAVGAYTAAKITLAFSGVQVAFLPEAVSDQLVFALALAASMATAAAAGFLVGMPSLRLRGDYLAIVTLGFGEIIRSLIENMKFLGQATGLSGLPPYTNIAWVGVSAIATVVMARRLAVSTQGRALFAIREDEVAAEAMGVDTTGYKVRAFVISSAYAGLAGGLIAHAILLTTPRMFTFVRSIEVVVMVVLGGLGSITGSVVAAVVLTVALEGLREFQQYRMVAYAAGLIVLMLLRPQGIFGTRELWDLAPFRRLPRPRPFGGRASTGPEGASPTAVRDDSTHGGRP; via the coding sequence GTGGCGCGCGCCCGGGCCGTCCTCCGCTCCGTCCTGCCGTTCCTGGTGGGCCTGCCCATCCTGCTCGGCGTCCAGGCGCTCTCGCCGCCCGACTACACGCTCATCCTCGTGAACGTGGGCGTGAACGTGATCCTGGCGGTCTCGCTCAACGTGGTGAACGGCTTCACCGGGCAGTTCAGCCTGGGCCACGCCGGCTTCATGGCGGTGGGCGCCTACACCGCGGCCAAGATCACGCTCGCGTTCTCCGGCGTGCAGGTCGCCTTCCTGCCGGAGGCGGTCTCCGACCAGCTCGTGTTCGCGCTGGCGCTCGCGGCCTCGATGGCCACCGCGGCGGCGGCCGGGTTCCTGGTGGGCATGCCGTCCTTGCGCCTGCGCGGCGACTACCTCGCCATCGTCACGCTCGGCTTCGGCGAGATCATCCGCTCGCTCATCGAGAACATGAAGTTCCTGGGCCAGGCCACCGGCCTCTCCGGCCTGCCGCCGTACACGAACATCGCCTGGGTGGGCGTCTCCGCCATCGCCACGGTGGTGATGGCGCGGCGCCTCGCGGTCTCGACGCAGGGGCGCGCGCTGTTCGCCATCCGCGAGGACGAGGTGGCCGCCGAGGCCATGGGCGTGGACACCACCGGCTACAAGGTGCGCGCGTTCGTGATCTCGTCCGCCTACGCCGGCCTCGCCGGCGGGCTCATCGCGCACGCCATCCTGCTCACCACCCCGCGCATGTTCACGTTCGTGCGCTCGATCGAGGTGGTGGTGATGGTGGTGCTGGGCGGCCTCGGCTCCATCACCGGCTCGGTGGTGGCGGCGGTGGTGCTCACGGTGGCGCTCGAGGGCCTGCGCGAGTTCCAGCAGTACCGCATGGTCGCGTACGCGGCCGGGCTCATCGTGCTCATGCTGCTCCGCCCGCAGGGCATCTTCGGCACCCGCGAGCTGTGGGACCTCGCGCCGTTCCGCCGCCTGCCGCGGCCGCGCCCGTTCGGCGGGCGCGCCTCCACCGGCCCGGAGGGCGCCTCGCCCACCGCGGTGCGCGACGACTCCACGCACGGGGGCCGGCCGTGA
- a CDS encoding P-II family nitrogen regulator produces the protein MKKVEAIIKPFKLDEVKQALSEVGVAGLTATEVKGFGRQKGHTELYRGAEYVVDFLPKVKVEVVVADSLVGRVVEVIERAAKTGRIGDGKIFVLPVEEVIRIRTGERGEEAL, from the coding sequence GTGAAGAAGGTCGAGGCCATCATCAAGCCGTTCAAGCTGGACGAGGTGAAGCAGGCCCTCTCCGAGGTCGGGGTCGCCGGCCTCACCGCCACCGAGGTGAAGGGCTTCGGCCGTCAGAAGGGTCACACCGAGCTCTACCGCGGCGCCGAGTACGTGGTGGACTTCCTGCCCAAGGTGAAGGTCGAGGTCGTGGTGGCGGACAGCCTCGTCGGCCGGGTGGTCGAGGTCATCGAGCGCGCCGCCAAGACCGGCCGCATCGGCGACGGCAAGATCTTCGTGCTGCCGGTGGAGGAGGTCATCCGGATCCGCACCGGCGAGCGCGGGGAGGAGGCGCTCTAG
- a CDS encoding two-component system sensor histidine kinase NtrB: protein MSRTVQPAQLSAALSRAAIDSLADAVVIVGADGGVLHLNPAAEELFGRSRERTVELPVRALPGGAQLEKVAERTVRTHEGQASEFPSPQDRALQVSVTATPLLDGAVCAGAVLVLRVPRSAERALDFEALAAGLAHEIKNPLAGLQGSAELLAREAEGPAREYAAVIAREAKRVDGLVRELLDLARPAALQQGPVALHDVLGDALVLARGIPGADRIAFVERYDPSLPPVLGDEEKLMQVVLNLVRNAVDAVASTAAPRVTIETSVSPLRLRVASGRTRPLARISIQDEGPGIPEAMLQRLFTPFATSKPHGTGLGLAISRRIVEAHGGRIEVRNRAGGGAEANVYLPLDVP from the coding sequence GTGTCCCGCACCGTCCAGCCCGCCCAGCTCTCCGCCGCGCTCTCCCGCGCCGCGATCGACTCCCTCGCCGACGCGGTCGTGATCGTCGGCGCGGACGGCGGGGTGCTGCACCTCAACCCCGCCGCCGAGGAGCTGTTCGGCCGCTCGCGCGAGCGGACGGTGGAGCTGCCGGTGCGGGCGCTCCCGGGCGGCGCCCAGCTCGAGAAGGTGGCCGAGCGGACGGTGCGGACGCACGAGGGCCAGGCGAGCGAGTTTCCTTCGCCGCAGGACCGCGCGCTCCAGGTCTCGGTCACCGCCACCCCGCTCCTCGACGGCGCGGTGTGCGCCGGGGCGGTGCTGGTGCTGCGGGTGCCGCGCTCCGCCGAGCGCGCGCTCGACTTCGAGGCGCTCGCGGCCGGCCTCGCCCACGAGATCAAGAACCCGCTGGCCGGGCTGCAGGGCTCGGCCGAGCTGCTCGCCCGCGAGGCCGAGGGGCCGGCCCGCGAGTACGCCGCGGTGATCGCGCGCGAGGCGAAGCGCGTGGACGGGCTGGTGCGCGAGCTCCTCGACCTCGCCCGCCCGGCGGCGCTGCAGCAGGGGCCGGTCGCGCTCCACGACGTGCTCGGCGACGCGCTGGTGCTGGCGCGCGGCATCCCCGGCGCCGACCGGATCGCGTTCGTGGAGCGCTACGACCCGTCGCTCCCGCCGGTGCTGGGCGACGAGGAGAAGCTGATGCAGGTGGTGCTGAACCTCGTCCGCAACGCGGTGGACGCGGTCGCCTCCACCGCCGCGCCGCGGGTGACCATCGAGACCTCGGTGTCCCCGCTGCGCCTCCGCGTGGCGAGCGGCCGCACCCGCCCGCTGGCGCGCATCTCGATCCAGGACGAGGGCCCGGGGATCCCCGAGGCCATGCTGCAGCGGCTGTTCACGCCCTTCGCGACCTCGAAGCCGCACGGCACCGGCCTCGGGCTCGCCATCTCGCGGCGCATCGTGGAGGCGCACGGCGGGCGCATCGAGGTGCGCAACCGGGCCGGCGGCGGGGCCGAGGCGAACGTGTACCTGCCCCTCGACGTCCCCTAG
- the glnA gene encoding type I glutamate--ammonia ligase encodes MAKLTPKAVLDLAKERKATYVDLKFMDFVGIWQHFSIPLYELSEEVFEAGLGFDGSSIRGWQAIHASDMLVVPDADTAAIDPFMAEPTLSLICNVVDPITKEPYSRDPRNIAIKAEKYLKSTGLGDTAFFGPEPEFFVFDEVRYDHGVNHAFYKLDSVEGQWNTGREEPGGNLGYKPRYKEGYFPVGPTDSQQDLRTEMCRVMESVGIHVERQHHEVATAGQAEIDIRFDSLVKCADNLQWFKYIIKNVARRHGKTVTFMPKPLYGDNGSGMHVHQSIWKAGKPLFAGDGYAGLSEMAMYYIGGILKHGPALAALCNPSTNSYKRLVPGFEAPVNLAYSARNRSASIRIPMYSPSPKAKRIEFRSPDPACNGYLAFAAMLMAGLDGIENKINPGQPLDKDIYGMSPEELKDIPKMPGSLDEALECLRKDHKFLLKGDVFTEDVIETWIQYKYDKEITPVRMRPSPMEFALYFDI; translated from the coding sequence ATGGCGAAACTCACCCCGAAGGCGGTCCTGGACCTGGCCAAGGAACGCAAGGCCACGTACGTGGACCTCAAGTTCATGGACTTCGTCGGGATCTGGCAGCACTTCTCGATCCCGCTCTACGAGCTCAGCGAGGAAGTGTTCGAGGCCGGCCTCGGCTTCGACGGCTCCTCGATCCGCGGCTGGCAGGCGATCCACGCCTCCGACATGCTCGTGGTCCCCGACGCGGACACGGCCGCGATCGATCCGTTCATGGCGGAGCCGACGCTCTCGCTCATCTGCAACGTGGTCGATCCCATCACGAAGGAGCCGTACTCGCGCGACCCGCGCAACATCGCCATCAAGGCCGAGAAGTACCTCAAGTCCACCGGCCTCGGCGACACCGCGTTCTTCGGCCCCGAGCCCGAGTTCTTCGTGTTCGACGAGGTCCGCTACGACCACGGCGTGAACCACGCGTTCTACAAGCTCGACTCGGTCGAGGGGCAGTGGAACACCGGCCGCGAGGAGCCGGGTGGCAACCTCGGCTACAAGCCCCGCTACAAGGAGGGCTACTTCCCGGTCGGCCCCACCGACTCGCAGCAGGACCTGCGCACCGAGATGTGCCGGGTGATGGAGTCGGTCGGCATCCACGTGGAGCGGCAGCACCACGAGGTCGCCACCGCCGGCCAGGCGGAGATCGACATCCGCTTCGACTCGCTGGTGAAGTGCGCCGACAACCTCCAGTGGTTCAAGTACATCATCAAGAACGTGGCGCGCCGGCACGGCAAGACCGTGACCTTCATGCCGAAGCCGCTCTACGGCGACAACGGCTCCGGCATGCACGTGCACCAGTCGATCTGGAAGGCCGGCAAGCCGCTGTTCGCGGGCGACGGCTACGCGGGCCTGTCCGAGATGGCGATGTACTACATCGGCGGCATCCTCAAGCACGGGCCGGCGCTGGCCGCGCTCTGCAACCCCTCCACGAACAGCTACAAGCGGCTCGTGCCCGGGTTCGAGGCGCCGGTGAACCTGGCCTACTCGGCCCGCAACCGCTCCGCGTCGATCCGCATCCCGATGTACTCGCCGTCGCCCAAGGCGAAGCGCATCGAGTTCCGCTCGCCCGACCCGGCCTGCAACGGCTACCTGGCGTTCGCGGCCATGCTGATGGCCGGCCTCGACGGCATCGAGAACAAGATCAACCCCGGCCAGCCGCTCGACAAGGACATCTACGGCATGTCGCCGGAGGAGCTGAAGGACATCCCGAAGATGCCGGGCTCGCTCGACGAGGCGCTCGAGTGCCTCCGCAAGGATCACAAGTTCCTGCTGAAGGGCGACGTCTTCACCGAGGACGTGATCGAGACCTGGATCCAGTACAAGTACGACAAGGAGATCACCCCGGTCCGCATGCGCCCGAGCCCGATGGAGTTCGCGCTGTACTTCGACATCTAG
- a CDS encoding ABC transporter ATP-binding protein — MIPLHVKSVTMRFGGLKALSSFSLSLAPGELVGLIGPNGAGKTTAFNAITGVYRPSEGEVVVAGQVVNGLRPHQICARGIARTFQNIRLFRELSALDNVRIACHAGARTGFFDALLLTARHRAEEARILERAERYLEVMGLSHRRDEIARNLPYGEQRRLEIARALATGPKVLCLDEPAAGMNAAEKLELMALIRDLRDRFGLAILVIEHDMRLVMGVSERVLVLDHGVTIAEGKPEAIRKDPKVIEAYLGDAYLEEKHIERPAGPGAHP; from the coding sequence GTGATCCCGCTCCACGTGAAGTCGGTCACCATGCGCTTCGGCGGCCTGAAGGCGCTCTCGTCCTTCAGCCTCTCGCTCGCGCCCGGCGAGCTGGTCGGGCTCATCGGGCCGAACGGCGCCGGCAAGACCACCGCCTTCAACGCCATCACCGGCGTGTACCGGCCCAGCGAGGGCGAGGTGGTGGTGGCGGGGCAGGTGGTGAACGGGCTCCGGCCCCACCAGATCTGCGCCCGCGGCATCGCCCGCACGTTCCAGAACATCCGGCTGTTCCGCGAGCTGTCGGCGCTCGACAACGTGCGCATCGCCTGCCACGCCGGCGCGCGCACCGGCTTCTTCGACGCGCTGCTGCTCACCGCGCGCCACCGCGCGGAGGAGGCCCGGATCCTGGAGCGCGCCGAGCGCTACCTCGAGGTGATGGGGCTCTCGCACCGCCGCGACGAGATCGCCCGCAACCTGCCCTACGGCGAGCAGCGGCGCCTCGAGATCGCGCGCGCGCTCGCCACCGGGCCGAAGGTGCTGTGCCTGGACGAGCCGGCGGCGGGCATGAACGCGGCCGAGAAGCTCGAGCTCATGGCGCTCATCCGCGACCTCCGCGACCGCTTCGGCCTCGCCATCCTGGTGATCGAGCACGACATGCGGCTCGTGATGGGCGTCTCCGAGCGCGTGCTGGTGCTCGACCACGGCGTCACCATCGCCGAGGGGAAGCCCGAGGCGATCCGGAAGGACCCGAAGGTGATCGAGGCGTACCTGGGCGACGCGTACCTCGAGGAGAAGCACATCGAGCGGCCCGCCGGGCCGGGGGCGCACCCGTGA
- a CDS encoding ABC transporter ATP-binding protein translates to MSGPILQVEGLRVHYGAIEALRGLSLEVPDGQVVALIGANGAGKTTTLRAVSRMLRASAGAVRFRGEDVTRLPSHALVARGMAHAPEGRGIFLNLTVRENLELGAYLRRDRPGILRDAERAYALFPILAERRTQVCGTLSGGEQQMLAVARALMSKPRLMLLDEPSLGLAPQVVEKIFTVLREVNREGVALLLVEQNAHKALQLAHRAYVLETGNIVMQGTGAELLASPEVRKAYLGE, encoded by the coding sequence GTGAGCGGGCCCATCCTGCAGGTGGAGGGGCTGCGGGTGCACTACGGCGCCATCGAGGCGCTGCGCGGCCTCTCGCTCGAGGTGCCGGACGGCCAGGTGGTGGCGCTCATCGGCGCGAACGGCGCCGGCAAGACCACCACGCTCCGCGCCGTCTCCCGCATGCTCCGCGCCTCCGCCGGCGCGGTGCGCTTCCGCGGCGAGGACGTGACCCGCCTGCCCTCGCATGCGCTCGTGGCGCGCGGCATGGCGCACGCGCCGGAGGGGCGCGGCATCTTCCTCAACCTGACCGTCCGCGAGAACCTGGAGCTGGGCGCGTACCTCCGCCGCGATCGGCCCGGCATCCTGCGCGACGCCGAGCGCGCCTACGCGCTCTTCCCCATCCTGGCGGAACGGCGCACGCAGGTGTGCGGCACGCTCTCCGGCGGCGAGCAGCAGATGCTGGCGGTGGCCCGCGCGCTCATGAGCAAGCCGCGCCTCATGCTGCTCGACGAGCCGTCGCTCGGGCTCGCGCCGCAGGTGGTCGAGAAGATCTTCACCGTGCTGCGCGAGGTGAACCGCGAGGGCGTGGCGCTGCTGCTCGTGGAGCAGAACGCGCACAAGGCGCTCCAGCTCGCCCACCGCGCCTACGTGCTCGAGACCGGCAACATCGTGATGCAGGGCACCGGCGCGGAGCTGCTCGCCTCGCCCGAGGTGCGGAAGGCCTACCTCGGGGAGTGA